From a single Cydia amplana chromosome 10, ilCydAmpl1.1, whole genome shotgun sequence genomic region:
- the LOC134651468 gene encoding uncharacterized protein LOC134651468: MLLQQASPSPGPSGTSSPHPSPRPSLPRSPLSDASPKASPKFASPTLGAKFGSPTLGASPKFGSPKLKRTAVEDEAALERIQAELKEGWSVHTGREGRLYYCNHITQTASWLPPVESWPSSGDGSRSSQEPEEEELPYGWEQALDSRGKPYYINHVNKTTTYVSPEGCSCESPPAPRDVTLERDPELGFGFVAGSERPVLVRFVTDNSPSVGKLEPGDQILCVNGADVSSAAREHVIAAVRACAERVTLRVCQPARAGNPARRSALLSHAKRARLRARPPRVRFADSVQLNGAPMYPPSAFSLGDLCLPPMANVLKVFLENGQTKSFKYDTTTTVADVVTSLKDKLCIIAEEHFSLVVEHVKSVRRNKLTLLDPKESLARIASRPGSHKMRCLFRVVFMPTSAAELAQRDLAALDYLYMQCCNDVAQERFSPELQPDVALRLAALHVHQHALANNLSPAKLTVKAVEREFGLERFVPNGLLESMKRKEIRRLIGHFLKLNSQMTGSQRQLTQLQAKLHYLDIVAGLPSYGAKCFGSTRPERVLLVSPRFGLSQIISRANPGPQSIASLEEVEGVRVKREAGGSADVAIFLTRDRVVALLMDERDALEMPLVIAGYYRLATGKELNVELEREPITEDIAPPYLSQHHVVPTKWSYLHNDDPVVLTKKHFAIFTMPPPYHSTPDQAKASLDTNMNSSLTNKNHSNNSSPLTGYDSKPGLLGHDVHFEKCKRNDDFRLFDPNDTCYLDDGMGFDLQSVLSMELLENATNNPRLVEAKNEEVLRRVAEMQKLVENSEQYLTENCDVYNDDAFSNGILRDELVGKETNVDQLESDTESNNSRMSAADDAPGILKHSDSLLLLTETINQGLSGLSIPEVQKDDLTRRQSQGLSAILNNCGLTDALIALNNDLSHSESDNDSLYTPTNSPIRKHQKATNKVVRTSFGLHSPDSTLDNKESNLKEYLKQLREKSSKEEEKANFPYYEETSVDNDAELIDLTLIPPPQTPDELDCATQVPQILPVVPPSFADEKKNSLENLNRAPKKGDIEEFIANVTVQPPTVRVTPAIELTPEEIMSYIIPPPPGSNSSTLDREPVSYVNHSQIMEAKQQHHKDVKANGEVVKGTLSVSEIRNMFTAKTLSDARNSLLLKEKSKAQAQTKSDSPKSKRKSVTEKTANGTAHVIEYPTVERKGMFSCCSKDKNKSDDSDEADKVGQVEKSDSMPDVCEIRPPPRRKNVDNIQPPERPPKNPPPPAPRPRSNSFTFPNNELTAVEIPTNHFSTLNNRRLNYKVVCEINDQMQPPLPPRLEPKVLSPPPPLLLPPKKPPLPPVPSIEVLRMKTSQKQSPIREQRLASIGSPHFQRNLNSYRNLENESRLDDEQSLRSTPNYSSMTLQSRHVRSSSETKNTILKNNEMSTVLSLCSPQMNRRFSNRPDLLNGAAGNDSKTFSPPTDRKFRASPTPKVQNHVRFKDDIVVDDIPTPPSPPLVFPEANGVVGAEALLLAAEAAAAGLLSRLHAAAQRAQHQHAHGGGEDIDELKFQRARSELTSCAVTLVGTSRALVGALGGSGPVAPALADCLTPLRRLADLAQALGRHTSSPLQTRNLILRVHDVTAAFKDLAGAEMARIIRDHSARARAEHNSTLEGQLALRAECLANVLATLLRSLRVFSP, translated from the exons CCACATCACGCAGACGGCAAGCTGGCTGCCTCCAGTAGAGAGCTGGCCCAGCTCGGGAGATGGCAGCAGAAGCAGCCAGGAGCCAGAAGAGGAGGAACTGCCTTATGGGTGGGAACAAGCGCTGGATAGCCGGGGGAAGCCTTATTATATCAA CCATGTGAACAAGACGACAACGTACGTGTCACCTGAGGGTTGCTCCTGCGAGTCCCCGCCAGCGCCGCGTGACGTCACACTGGAAAGGGACCCGGAGTTGGGCTTCGGGTTCGTGGCGGGCTCGGAGCGGCCCGTACTTGTTCGCTTCGTCACTGACAACTCGCCTAGTGTTGGCAAG TTGGAGCCGGGCGACCAGATCCTGTGCGTGAACGGCGCGGACGTGTCGTCGGCTGCGCGCGAGCACGTGATCGCGGCGGTGCGCGCGTGCGCCGAGCGCGTGACGCTGCGCGTGTGCCAGCCCGCGCGCGCCGGCAACCCCGCGCGCCGCTCGGCGCTGCTGTCGCACGCCAAACGCGCCAG ATTGAGAGCTCGACCTCCAAGAGTCCGGTTTGCGGATTCTGTGCAGCTAAATGGAGCCCCCATGTACCCT CCTTCAGCCTTCTCTCTCGGCGACCTGTGCCTCCCCCCCATGGCCAACGTCCTCAAAGTGTTCCTCGAGAACGGACAGACCAAGTCCTTCAAGTATGACACGACGACCACGGTTGCCGATGTTGTGACGAGCTTGAAGGATAAACTGTGTATAATCGCTGAAGAACACTTTAGTCTGGTGGTGGAACATGTGAAGAGTGTGAGGAGGAATAAGTTGACGCTTTTGGATCCTAAGGAGTCTTTAGCACGG ATCGCGTCTCGCCCCGGCTCGCATAAGATGCGTTGTCTGTTCCGTGTCGTCTTCATGCCGACGTCGGCAGCTGAGCTCGCACAGAGAGATCTAGCAGCATTGGATTATTTGTACATGCAG TGCTGCAATGACGTTGCCCAAGAGCGGTTCTCCCCGGAACTGCAGCCCGACGTTGCACTCCGACTCGCCGCGCTGCACGTGCACCAACACGCGCTGGCCAACAACCTGTCGCCAGCCAAACTTACCGTTAAAGCTGTCGA GAGAGAATTCGGCCTCGAACGCTTCGTACCAAATGGTCTACTAGAAAGTATGAAGCGGAAAGAAATTCGACGGCTCATCGGACACTTCCTCAAACTTAACTCGCAGATGACGGGGAGCCAACGACAGTTAACGCAGTTGCag GCGAAGCTCCACTACTTGGACATCGTAGCGGGTCTTCCGAGCTACGGCGCCAAGTGCTTCGGAAGCACCCGACCAGAGCGAGTGCTTCTAGTGTCCCCACGCTTTGGTCTGAGCCAGATCATCTCTCGTGCTAACCCTGGG CCTCAATCTATAGCTTCTCTAGAAGAAGTGGAAGGCGTCAGGGTAAAGCGCGAAGCGGGCGGCAGCGCGGACGTCGCCATCTTCCTCACGAGGGACAGAGTCGTCGCGCTGCTCATGGACGAGAGGGATGCGCTGGAGATGCCTCTGGTCATAGCTGG ATACTACCGTCTGGCTACGGGCAAAGAACTAAACGTGGAATTAGAGAGAGAACCAATTACAGAGGACATAG CTCCACCTTACCTCTCACAACATCATGTTGTACCAACGAAATGGAGTTACCTTCATAACGATGATCCGGTCGTACTCACGAAGAAACACTTCGCGATATTCACCATGCCTCCTCCATACCATTCCACGCCCGACCAGGCTAAAGCTAGCCTAGATACCAACATGAATTCCAGCCTAACCAACAAAAATCATAGCAACAACTCCAGTCCGTTAACAGGCTACGATTCGAAGCCGGGGTTGTTAGGCCATGACGTTCATTTCGAGAAATGCAAGAGAAATGACGACTTCAGACTTTTCGATCCGAACGATACCTGTTATTTGGACGACGGGATGGGTTTTGACCTTCAAAGCGTTCTATCCATGGAACTCTTAGAGAATGCGACCAATAACCCGAGACTTGTCGAAGCTAAAAACGAGGAAGTGCTTCGAAGAGTCGCCGAAATGCAGAAACTAGTTGAGAACTCTGAACAGTATTTGACTGAGAACTGTGATGTGTATAATGATGATGCATTTAGTAATGGCATATTGAGAGATGAACTAGTTGGTAAAGAAACGAATGTAGACCAGTTGGAAAGCGATACTGaatcaaataatagtagaatgTCCGCGGCAGATGATGCGCCGGGAATTCTTAAACATAGCGATTCTCTACTACTTTTAACAGAGACTATTAACCAAGGACTTTCCGGTTTAAGTATACCTGAAGTGCAAAAAGATGATCTTACGAGACGGCAATCGCAAGGTCTCAGCGCTATACTTAATAACTGTGGACTCACAGACGCCTTGATAGCTTTAAATAATGATCTCTCTCATTCAGAAAGTGATAATGATTCTCTTTACACACCAACCAATAGTCCTATACGTAAGCATCAGAAAGCTACGAATAAAGTAGTGAGAACGAGCTTCGGTTTACATAGTCCTGATTCGACTCTAGACAATAAAGAGTCAAATTTAAAGGAGTATTTGAAGCAGCTTAGAGAGAAGAGTAGTAAAGAGGAAGAGAAAGCTAACTTCCCTTATTATGAAGAAACTAGCGTCGATAACGACGCGGAGCTTATAGACTTAACTTTGATCCCACCCCCACAAACGCCTGATGAACTAGACTGTGCGACGCAAGTGCCTCAAATATTACCAGTCGTGCCACCGTCTTTTGcagacgaaaaaaaaaactcactaGAAAACTTAAACAGAGCACCCAAAAAGGGTGATATAGAAGAATTCATAGCTAACGTAACTGTGCAACCCCCTACTGTAAGAGTTACTCCTGCAATTGAGCTTACACCTGAGGAAATTATGTCTTATATTATTCCTCCACCGCCGGGATCAAATTCCTCGACTTTAGATAGAGAACCAGTCAGCTACGTCAACCATAGTCAGATAATGGAAGCGAAGCAACAGCATCATAAAGATGTGAAAGCTAATGGTGAGGTAGTTAAAGGCACGCTCAGTGTCAGTGAAATAAGAAACATGTTTACTGCGAAAACTTTAAGCGATGCTAGGAATAGTCTTTTATTGAAAGAGAAAAGCAAAGCTCAAGCTCAAACTAAATCAGATTCGCCGAAGAGTAAAAGAAAAAGTGTTACGGAAAAAACAGCCAACGGCACAGCGCATGTGATTGAATATCCTACTGTTGAAAGGAAAGGTATGTTTTCATGTTGTAGCAAAGATAAGAATAAAAGCGATGATAGCGATGAAGCGGATAAAGTAGGTCAAGTAGAGAAGTCGGATTCCATGCCAGATGTCTGTGAAATCAGGCCGCCTCCGAGAAGAAAAAATGTCGATAACATTCAACCGCCTGAGAGACCACCTAAAAATCCTCCTCCACCAGCGCCGCGACCACGATCAAATTCCTTTACATTTCCAAATAATGAGCTAACAGCTGTAGAAATCCCAACTAATCACTTCAGTACCTTAAACAACAGGAGACTAAACTATAAAGTCGTCTGCGAAATTAATGATCAAATGCAGCCGCCACTCCCACCTAGATTAGAACCTAAAGTTCTATCCCCTCCACCTCCTTTATTACTTCCACCAAAAAAGCCTCCTCTACCGCCCGTGCCGAGCATCGAAGTCCTCCGAATGAAGACATCACAAAAACAATCACCGATCAGAGAACAGCGGCTAGCCAGTATCGGGTCGCCGCACTTCCAAAGAAATTTAAACTCTTACAGAAATTTAGAAAATGAGAGCCGACTAGATGACGAGCAAAGCTTACGATCCACGCCAAATTATAGCTCGATGACGCTTCAAAGCAGACACGTTAGATCCAGCTCCGAAACTAAAAACACCATCTTAAAAAACAACGAGATGTCAACAGTTCTATCACTATGTTCGCCTCAAATGAATCGGCGATTCAGCAACCGTCCCGATCTTCTAAACGGAGCGGCGGGGAACGATTCAAAAACTTTCAGCCCTCCAACGGACAGGAAATTCCGAGCGAGTCCAACTCCAAAAGTCCAGAACCACGTGCGGTTTAAAGACGATATTGTTGTTGACGATATACCAACTCCACCGTCGCCTCCATTAGTGTTTCCTGAGGCTAATGGAGTGGTGGGAGCAGAAGCATTGCTTTTAGCGGccgaggcggcggcggcggggttGTTGTCGAGGCTGCATGCTGCTGCGCAGAGGGCGCAACATCAACACGCACATGGGGGAGGGGAGGATATCGATGAGCTAAAGTTCCAG CGAGCACGAAGTGAACTGACTTCCTGCGCTGTAACACTGGTGGGGACGTCGAGAGCCTTGGTCGGTGCCCTCGGAGGCTCCGGGCCCGTGGCTCCGGCGCTAGCGGACTGCCTCACGCCTTTGAGAAGACTCGCGGATCTTGCACAG GCTCTCGGCCGACACACGTCATCCCCCCTCCAGACCCGCAACTTGATCCTGCGCGTGCACGACGTGACGGCCGCGTTCAAGGACCTGGCCGGGGCCGAGATGGCGCGCATCATCCGCGACCACAgcgcccgggcccgggccgaacACAACTCCACGCTAGAGGGGCAGCTTGCGCTCAGGGCTGAGTGCTTAGCAAACGTGCTGGCGACGTTGCTCAGGAGTTTGAGGGTTTTTTCGCCGTGA